One region of Culex pipiens pallens isolate TS chromosome 2, TS_CPP_V2, whole genome shotgun sequence genomic DNA includes:
- the LOC128092881 gene encoding uncharacterized protein LOC128092881 — MDPTKSDHEESDFDSTLEGDEDVEMEDSVLGVPSNTTNRDLFLKDKNDGGKGGSTDGSKRTKRKRPKSDPNPVPPQPPIPPLTPDPIPPLTPDPIPPLTPEPIPPNPDPIPPKTPVPNPDPNPPPPLNPHSQKPISRPRQYQEGSQTEWVVFFRPKQKPLNFVQITKDLQKHYPGVVECTKLNKSKLRVIVNSAVQANQIVTDLRFSIEYRVWIPAHKVEIDGVVTDDSLSLVDLSRAVGRFKNPKLPAVEVLECRQLGNVTTEGGQKKFIPSASFRVTFAGSALPDYIELYKLRLPVRLYVPRVMSCENCQQLGHTKTYCSNKSKCSKCAGPHKDVECQKQAEKCLLCGGEPHKTRQCPKYKEREDKMKRSLRERSKKSFAEILSQVTHPNRFAPLADEDSGDEDSDVEVLFQRDEESDSSGPNPKRNKASKSRKAAGGKGKESDSLNFEEDFPFGPSGKPAPKPAPRPAPRPAPIPLKPLKPVPKLPKIPLKPVPKPNPITDAFKGVLTFSTIVEWLCSFVSEPTRLIIKRFEPLARHIGKQLASTTPLLSFISFDG, encoded by the coding sequence atggatccgaccaagtcggaccatgaggaatccgatttcgattcaacccttgagggtgacgaggacgtggaaatggaggactccgttttgggagttccttcaaacaccaccaacagggacctcttcctgaaggataagaatgatggcggtaaagggggatccacggacgggtctaagaggacgaagcgaaagcgtcctaaatcagatccgaatccggttccccctcaaccaccgattcctcccttgactccagacccgattcctcccttgactccagacccgattcctcccttgactccagaaccgattcctcccaatccagatccaattcctcctaaaacaccggtgccgaatccggatccaaatcctcccccgcccctgaatcctcattctcaaaaaccgatttctcgtcctcgtcagtatcaagagggatcgcaaacggaatgggtggtcttcttccggcccaaacagaagccgctaaactttgtacagatcaccaaggatttgcagaagcactatcctggggtggtcgaatgtaccaagctgaacaagagcaagctccgcgtgatcgtgaactccgcggtgcaagctaatcagatcgtaactgatctgcggtttAGCATTGAGTatcgtgtttggattccggcccacaaagtcgagatcgacggcgtggtgaccgatgacagtctgtcgcttgtcgacctctcaagggcggtgggacgcttcaagaaccctaaacttccagctgtggaggtactcgagtgccggcaactgggcaacgtcaccaccgagggtggccagaagaagttcattccttctgcctcgttccgggtgacttttgcagggtcagctctgccggactacattgagctgtacaagcttcggcttccagtccgattgtacgttccgcgtgtgatgagctgcgaaaactgccagcagttgggacacaccaagacctactgcagcaacaagagcaagtgctcaaagtgcgcaggcccccacaaggacgtggaatgccaaaagcaggctgaaaaatgcctgctttgtggcggggaaccgcacaaaactcggcagtgcccaaagtacaaggagcgcgaggacaagatgaagcgatccttgagggaacgctccaagaagtccttcgcggaaatccttagtcaggtgacccaccccaatcgcttcgctcctttggcggacgaagattcgggggacgaagattccgatgtggaggtcctcttccagagagacgaggaaagtgactcttccggaccaaacccgaagcgcaacaaggcttccaagtccagaaAAGCCGCgggcggcaagggtaaggaaagtgactcgttgaacttcgaggaggattttcctttcggtccgtcgggtaagcccgctccgaagccggcaccgaggCCGGCACCGAGGCCGGCACCGATTCctctcaagccgctgaagcccgttcccaagctgccaaagatccccttAAAACCGGTTCCTAAACCGAATCCGAtaaccgatgccttcaaaggagtccttactttttccacaatcgtggaatggctgtgctcttttgtgagtgaaccgacgcgtttaatcataaagcggtttgagcctctcgctagacacatcgggaaacagcttgctagcacgacgcccctcttgtcgttcatttcctttgatgggtaa